A single region of the Gasterosteus aculeatus chromosome 1, fGasAcu3.hap1.1, whole genome shotgun sequence genome encodes:
- the LOC120815621 gene encoding uncharacterized protein LOC120815621 has protein sequence MSSAEMSAAVPNHRRTKPGGIKTVPVSSSGATGPNSQIPGLSQTADETSPVERTSGRRVGIFASDSEYVKLAKGGGHKGLLSHDDDEADDLPVTAYNPPNWFGDESKGGNKTASPGGVRMASRQPMAAPFGTDNSSSWESGDIISPDKEKMSPDGVADEMEGLSMTNKYKRTCYEKKAPPVSMTRLLSHGYMADKKKSAENDDDDTSSVTSEQTSTTVTEDAGELE, from the exons ATGTCTAGCGCGGAAATGAGTGCTGCAGTACCCAACCACCGAAGGACCAAACCCGGCG GTATAAAAACCGTGCCTGTGAGCAGCAGCGGCGCCACCGGACCGAACTCCCAGATCCCGGGTCTGTCCCAGACTGCCGACGAAACCTCTCCGGTGGAGAGGACCAGTGGGAGGCGGGTCGGCATCTTTGCGTCGGACTCTGAGTATGTCAAGCTCGCGAAGGGAGGGGGACACAAAG GGCTGTTGAGCCATGATGACGATGAAGCCGATGACCTCCCCGTGACGGCCTACAACCCACCCAACTGGTTTGGAGATGAGTCAAAGGG CGGGAACAAAACCGCGTCTCCCGGCGGCGTGAGGATGGCGAGCCGGCAGCCAATGGCTGCGCCCTTTGGGACTGATAACAGTTCGTCCTGGGAAAGCGGTGATATAATTTCCCCCGATAAAGAGAAG atGTCTCCTGACGGAGTTGCCGACGAGATGGAAGGTCTGTCCATGACCAACAAGTACAAGAGAAC gtgttaCGAGAAGAAGGCTCCTCCGGTCAGCATGACCCGGCTGCTGAGTCACGGCTACATGGCGGACAAGAAGAAGTCTGCCGAgaacgacgacgacgacactTCAA GTGTGACCTCAGAACAGACGAGCACCACGGTGACGGAGGACGCGGGGGAGCTGGAGTAG